In bacterium, a single window of DNA contains:
- the thlA_2 gene encoding Acetyl-CoA acetyltransferase: MPEVVIVAAKRTPIGRFLGGLAPLSATDLGAIAIRGALESIGLDPTEVNEVVMGNVISSGVGQAPARQAAIKAGIPPHRSAYTINMVCGSGLQAVNLAYQSIKAGMNQVVVAGGMESMSNTPYLLQGDKARTGYRLGNGQLLDSMVADGLTDAYLGIHMGETAERVADKYHVSREDMDRFAADSQAKAVAAIAAGHFRQEIVPVTVSSRKGDVTIDTDEGPRADSTFESLSALRPVFRREGGRVTAGNAPSTNDGAAAVVVMSDTRAQELGLTPLARIKDATVGGVEPEWVLMSPVVTVQRLIDERGWDLKDFDLVELNEAFAVQAVAVIRELGLDPAKVNVNGGAVALGHPIGCSGARILTTLLHALQQRRLKTGLATLCLGGGNGVALVIENLQAGQVPATSAASSASASG, from the coding sequence ATGCCTGAGGTCGTCATTGTCGCCGCCAAGCGGACTCCCATCGGACGTTTCCTGGGGGGGCTCGCGCCACTCTCCGCGACTGATCTGGGGGCCATCGCGATCCGGGGAGCCCTGGAGTCCATCGGCCTCGACCCGACTGAAGTGAACGAAGTGGTCATGGGGAATGTGATCTCGTCCGGGGTCGGACAAGCTCCGGCTCGCCAGGCGGCAATCAAGGCGGGGATTCCACCGCATCGATCGGCGTACACGATCAACATGGTCTGCGGTTCAGGACTCCAGGCGGTTAACCTGGCGTATCAAAGCATCAAAGCGGGCATGAACCAGGTGGTAGTGGCGGGGGGGATGGAATCGATGTCCAATACCCCCTATTTGCTGCAAGGCGACAAGGCCCGAACCGGGTACCGCCTCGGCAATGGGCAGCTCCTTGACAGCATGGTGGCCGATGGTCTCACCGATGCCTACCTCGGCATCCACATGGGCGAAACCGCTGAGCGGGTTGCCGACAAATACCACGTCTCCCGGGAAGACATGGACCGCTTTGCGGCGGATTCCCAGGCCAAGGCAGTCGCTGCCATCGCGGCGGGACACTTCAGGCAAGAGATTGTTCCGGTCACTGTTAGCTCCCGCAAAGGCGATGTCACCATCGACACCGATGAGGGACCGCGCGCTGATTCCACGTTCGAGTCACTGAGCGCGCTGCGACCTGTGTTTCGCCGTGAAGGGGGACGTGTCACTGCCGGAAATGCCCCGTCGACCAATGATGGAGCCGCCGCCGTGGTGGTCATGAGCGATACCCGGGCTCAGGAACTGGGATTGACTCCCCTCGCCCGCATCAAAGATGCGACTGTCGGCGGGGTCGAGCCGGAATGGGTCCTGATGTCGCCGGTAGTCACCGTGCAGCGGCTCATCGACGAGCGCGGCTGGGATCTCAAGGACTTCGACCTGGTGGAGCTCAACGAAGCTTTCGCGGTCCAGGCGGTGGCGGTCATCCGGGAACTGGGGCTGGACCCGGCAAAAGTCAATGTGAATGGCGGGGCGGTCGCCCTGGGACACCCCATAGGATGCTCCGGTGCCCGCATCCTCACGACGCTTCTCCATGCGCTCCAGCAGCGTCGGCTGAAGACCGGACTGGCGACGCTCTGTCTCGGCGGTGGCAACGGGGTCGCCCTCGTGATTGAAAATCTCCAGGCGGGTCAGGTCCCGGCCACGAGTGCCGCCAGTAGTGCGAGCGCTTCGGGATAG
- the dus gene encoding putative tRNA-dihydrouridine synthase: MPRSSALITDLTSPHPTLVPAPLAGYTDHPFRKILRRNGSRHVFMAWVSSHGMDRNPEYLAKIQRDFADDAETNVQIFGNDPGLMAQAAQVLTELGAAQIDINMGCSVKKVWQARTGSLLLTQLENARAILKAVAGAVPVPVSLKTRIGWCAGGDEGLRLCLEAPDLGISAVTLHARYAKQGFRGVADWSQIAFLKDRLPIPVMANGDVTDGPSARACFEATGADGIMIGRAQMGNPWVFGQIAHYLATGQPAPPPSWEERIDTARDHLSYMVAFYGDDRGTREFRKHLVKYLHGIPHAAAVKQQILEMPDSESVTWVLQNFRARLQALPATTTITPTPAGSLQH; this comes from the coding sequence ATGCCCCGTAGCAGCGCGCTCATCACAGACCTGACGTCCCCACATCCAACGCTGGTCCCCGCGCCACTGGCGGGTTACACCGACCATCCCTTCCGGAAAATCCTGCGTCGCAACGGCTCCCGGCATGTCTTCATGGCGTGGGTCTCCAGTCACGGCATGGACCGCAATCCGGAGTACCTTGCTAAGATTCAGCGCGACTTCGCTGATGATGCCGAAACTAATGTCCAGATTTTCGGGAATGACCCCGGCCTGATGGCACAGGCGGCCCAGGTCCTCACCGAACTGGGCGCGGCACAAATCGACATCAACATGGGCTGCTCGGTGAAAAAAGTCTGGCAGGCCCGCACGGGTTCCCTGCTCCTGACCCAGCTCGAGAACGCACGAGCCATCCTCAAGGCTGTCGCAGGGGCGGTCCCGGTGCCGGTGAGCCTGAAGACCCGCATCGGCTGGTGTGCCGGCGGCGACGAAGGCCTGCGGCTGTGTCTGGAAGCGCCGGACCTGGGCATCAGCGCAGTCACCCTCCACGCCCGATATGCAAAGCAGGGATTTCGGGGTGTCGCCGACTGGTCGCAGATTGCTTTTCTCAAGGATCGACTGCCCATCCCCGTCATGGCCAATGGGGATGTCACGGATGGCCCCTCAGCGCGCGCCTGCTTTGAAGCGACCGGGGCCGACGGCATCATGATTGGGCGTGCCCAAATGGGGAATCCATGGGTCTTTGGACAAATCGCACACTATCTGGCGACTGGTCAGCCAGCCCCCCCTCCCTCCTGGGAGGAACGGATCGACACGGCCCGGGACCATCTGAGCTATATGGTGGCGTTTTATGGCGATGACCGCGGGACCCGGGAGTTCCGGAAGCACCTGGTGAAGTACCTGCACGGGATTCCCCATGCCGCAGCGGTCAAGCAGCAGATTCTGGAAATGCCCGACAGTGAGTCGGTGACCTGGGTGCTGCAGAACTTCCGGGCGCGACTTCAGGCCCTTCCCGCGACCACCACAATTACCCCAACTCCAGCGGGCTCCCTGCAGCACTGA
- the pbpG gene encoding Penicillin-binding protein 2D, giving the protein MLALVRWIFRALYVLLRNGFLLLLWIGILGCAFATGFLYSVVKEMPVLETLSVPRPALSSELFAADGQTSLGHVYLDENRVLVTSDQIPASLKQAFVSIEDRSFYTHIGVDPRGMARAVVTNLTEGDLTGQGASTITQQLVRNLYLTRQKKFARKLQEIIIALRIEKKYSKEEIMTFYLNEVYLGSGAYGVQTAAYTYFGKPVSELTIPESAMLAGMAQRPSYTSPFVNMDSAVARRNQVLLAMRQEGYITAEQYDEARATEIVLTTKKSEDATGYKGLEHPWFSKQALDEAIRVLGPNGARLVYFGGVRIYTTVNPEWQRIAEEVVPNRLGEWKKQKIEQGALCAIDPRTGAVKALVGGVDFSDNEFNRATQAKRQPGSSFKPFVYLAALQAGYSPNSLCLDEPKVFIDDIGKEYRPRNYDNSYMGVMTMKKALELSRNVIAVVACDIVGPKAVAEVAQKSGIRRPLPTYLSLALGAGEVTLLDLTSAYSTFASRGTYHEPYMVETITDARGQVLYRRRPKGERVFQENHVDMLNLMLQGVVTQGTGTRTRLDRPSAGKTGTTSDYIDAWFVGFTPDLACGTWVGRDDNKSMARGVTGGHYPAYMWKDFMSQALAGRPVKYFATPKLPAYTQALDSGLSQDSLEAMVDEEAGETAEGGIIQPRPEPSQPSGDADTAEGGDPGIFF; this is encoded by the coding sequence ATGCTGGCCCTCGTGCGCTGGATCTTTCGCGCACTCTATGTCCTCCTACGGAACGGCTTCCTGCTCCTGCTCTGGATCGGGATTCTGGGCTGTGCCTTCGCGACTGGCTTTCTGTACAGCGTTGTGAAGGAAATGCCGGTGCTGGAAACGCTGTCAGTTCCGCGCCCTGCGCTCTCCAGTGAGTTGTTCGCCGCTGATGGTCAGACCAGCCTTGGCCATGTCTACCTGGATGAAAACCGCGTACTGGTGACTTCTGACCAGATTCCCGCATCGCTGAAACAGGCGTTTGTCTCGATCGAAGACCGGTCCTTCTACACGCACATTGGCGTGGACCCCCGGGGGATGGCCCGGGCGGTCGTGACGAATCTGACCGAGGGGGACCTGACTGGCCAGGGCGCTTCGACCATCACGCAGCAGTTGGTGCGCAATCTCTACCTGACTCGCCAGAAGAAGTTTGCGCGGAAGCTGCAGGAAATCATCATCGCGCTCCGGATCGAGAAGAAGTACTCCAAAGAAGAGATCATGACCTTCTACCTGAACGAGGTCTACCTCGGTTCAGGCGCCTACGGTGTTCAGACTGCTGCCTACACCTACTTCGGTAAGCCGGTGAGTGAGCTCACCATCCCTGAGTCCGCCATGCTTGCTGGCATGGCTCAGCGTCCCAGCTACACCTCCCCGTTCGTGAATATGGATTCTGCGGTAGCGCGTCGCAATCAGGTCCTCCTTGCTATGCGGCAGGAGGGGTACATCACAGCCGAGCAGTATGACGAGGCCCGTGCAACCGAGATCGTCCTGACAACAAAAAAATCGGAAGATGCTACGGGCTACAAGGGACTTGAGCATCCGTGGTTTTCCAAGCAAGCGCTCGATGAGGCAATCCGGGTGCTGGGTCCCAATGGGGCCCGGCTGGTCTACTTTGGCGGTGTCCGGATCTACACCACGGTGAATCCGGAATGGCAGCGGATCGCTGAAGAAGTCGTACCGAACAGGCTCGGCGAATGGAAGAAGCAGAAAATTGAACAGGGCGCGCTCTGCGCGATCGATCCGCGCACCGGAGCGGTTAAAGCACTGGTGGGGGGAGTCGATTTTAGCGACAACGAGTTCAATCGCGCAACCCAGGCCAAGCGTCAGCCCGGCTCCAGCTTCAAGCCCTTCGTCTATCTCGCCGCGCTGCAGGCGGGCTATTCACCGAATTCCCTCTGCCTCGACGAGCCGAAAGTCTTTATCGATGACATCGGTAAGGAGTATCGGCCCCGCAACTACGACAACTCCTATATGGGCGTTATGACCATGAAAAAGGCGCTGGAACTGTCGCGGAATGTCATCGCGGTCGTCGCCTGTGACATCGTTGGGCCGAAGGCAGTCGCAGAAGTGGCGCAGAAATCGGGTATTCGTCGGCCGCTTCCCACCTATTTGTCGCTTGCTCTGGGCGCGGGAGAAGTCACGCTGCTGGATCTCACCAGCGCTTACAGCACCTTCGCCTCCCGAGGGACCTACCACGAACCATACATGGTGGAAACCATCACCGATGCCCGGGGCCAGGTGCTCTATCGTCGGCGTCCCAAGGGCGAGCGGGTCTTCCAGGAAAACCATGTTGACATGCTGAATCTGATGCTGCAGGGAGTCGTGACCCAGGGGACCGGCACCAGAACACGGCTGGATCGGCCCTCGGCGGGCAAGACCGGGACCACCAGTGACTACATCGATGCCTGGTTTGTCGGATTCACTCCCGATCTGGCCTGTGGGACCTGGGTCGGTCGCGATGACAATAAATCCATGGCCAGGGGAGTCACAGGTGGGCACTACCCGGCCTACATGTGGAAAGACTTCATGTCGCAGGCCCTGGCTGGCCGACCGGTGAAATACTTCGCGACCCCCAAGTTGCCTGCCTATACCCAGGCCCTCGATTCAGGGCTCAGCCAGGACAGTCTGGAAGCTATGGTGGATGAGGAAGCGGGCGAGACAGCGGAGGGGGGGATCATTCAGCCCCGACCTGAACCGAGCCAGCCCTCCGGCGATGCCGACACCGCTGAAGGTGGCGACCCGGGCATCTTCTTCTGA
- the relA gene encoding GTP pyrophosphokinase, whose product MTDSASHQAAAPDPGTSDPDQTSGPSNGVHKHKKKIDAAQFEVSTEIDLWDPQHPLPPMLTQLIDNLVRFGVSTADQELVVAAFRYAAEKHRKHIRKDGTPYIFHPLEVAKIISDYIGDPEMLAAAILHDTLEDCKDEGVTFDELSSRFTPDVARMVDGVTKLSKMQATDATERMAESTKKMLYAMAQDIRVLLIKLADRLHNMRTLEHLRQERQQAISQETLDFYAPLAHRLGMHRLKSELEDQAFKYLFPTDYRQLSEQVAMKRGDRDRIITEAVSAVKTLLNERGIACSVKGRAKHLYSIWKKMERDALTFDQLYDLYALRVVIAGDDEGDCYRVLGLIHAVWQPIYEKLKDYIGRPKSNGYQSLHTVVIGPEGRPLEVQIRTEKMDKLAEYGIAAHFLYKENRGGFSEIDQKLNWLRNLLDWEQEEQPGAEKYMEGLKTNLITEEVLVFTPKGDVMSLPVGSTPIDFAFHVHTDVGYSTRQAMVNGKVVPLNTRLNNGDIVEVFTKKGAKAPSRDWLSFVKSGRAASKIRAYYKKLDFDVNVASGKEDLAKEEKRAGLVNLRLLSEASLRKLLPDLELKNLESLYAAVGRGDISPKQVVDLLRQRYIKELKSRQSVAKSEGITSRISLAGTAGSFGVIIDGLADLTIHLSRCCMPVHGDPIVGYVTKDKGVAIHRAECHTIQSRQIEEGRLLPAQWSEKPMAVFLGSLDLWVLDRVGLLSDVTATVADAQVSVAGLKITLAKDKTARMRLRVQVRSVEELQRVQRRLLRIPDVLEVKRATGM is encoded by the coding sequence ATGACTGACTCGGCATCACATCAGGCAGCTGCTCCCGACCCGGGTACCTCTGACCCGGATCAAACCTCCGGGCCCTCCAATGGGGTCCACAAGCACAAAAAGAAAATTGATGCAGCGCAATTTGAGGTCTCAACAGAGATCGACCTCTGGGATCCCCAGCATCCCCTCCCTCCGATGCTCACGCAGCTCATCGACAACCTGGTCCGCTTCGGTGTATCCACCGCTGATCAGGAGCTCGTGGTTGCGGCCTTTCGCTACGCCGCCGAAAAACATCGCAAGCACATCCGCAAGGATGGGACCCCGTATATCTTTCATCCCCTGGAAGTGGCGAAGATCATCTCCGACTACATCGGAGATCCCGAAATGCTGGCGGCCGCGATCCTGCATGACACCCTGGAGGACTGCAAAGACGAAGGAGTGACCTTCGATGAGTTGTCCAGCCGGTTTACGCCTGATGTCGCCCGGATGGTCGATGGGGTGACAAAACTCTCCAAAATGCAGGCAACCGATGCCACCGAACGGATGGCAGAGAGCACCAAGAAGATGCTCTATGCCATGGCGCAGGACATCCGGGTGCTGCTGATCAAGCTCGCCGATCGCCTGCACAACATGCGGACACTGGAGCATCTCCGGCAGGAACGACAGCAGGCGATCTCGCAGGAAACCCTGGACTTCTATGCTCCCCTCGCCCACCGGCTTGGTATGCATCGCCTGAAATCAGAACTCGAAGATCAGGCGTTCAAGTACCTCTTCCCGACCGATTACAGGCAATTGTCGGAGCAGGTCGCCATGAAGCGGGGGGACCGGGACCGGATCATTACGGAAGCGGTTTCAGCGGTCAAAACCCTTCTCAATGAAAGGGGTATCGCCTGCTCGGTGAAAGGAAGGGCGAAGCATCTCTACTCCATCTGGAAAAAGATGGAGCGGGATGCCCTCACCTTCGACCAGCTGTATGACCTCTACGCCCTTCGGGTGGTGATCGCTGGTGATGACGAAGGCGACTGCTATCGGGTGCTCGGACTGATTCATGCGGTCTGGCAGCCGATTTATGAAAAGCTCAAGGACTACATCGGGCGTCCGAAGTCCAATGGCTATCAGTCGCTGCATACCGTGGTCATCGGACCGGAAGGACGTCCGCTGGAAGTCCAGATCCGGACGGAGAAGATGGATAAGCTGGCGGAGTACGGCATCGCGGCGCACTTTCTCTACAAGGAAAACCGGGGTGGATTCTCGGAAATCGATCAGAAGCTGAACTGGCTCCGCAATCTCCTCGACTGGGAGCAGGAAGAACAGCCAGGGGCCGAGAAGTACATGGAAGGGCTCAAAACCAACCTCATCACCGAGGAGGTCCTGGTCTTTACTCCCAAAGGGGACGTCATGTCGTTACCGGTGGGGTCGACCCCCATCGACTTCGCGTTCCATGTGCATACCGATGTCGGGTACTCCACACGCCAGGCGATGGTGAACGGTAAGGTCGTTCCGCTGAACACCCGGCTCAACAATGGCGACATCGTCGAGGTTTTCACCAAGAAGGGGGCGAAAGCGCCCTCCCGCGACTGGCTCAGCTTTGTGAAGTCGGGTCGCGCGGCCAGCAAAATCAGGGCGTATTACAAGAAGCTCGATTTCGATGTCAATGTGGCGAGTGGCAAGGAGGATCTCGCTAAAGAAGAAAAGCGCGCCGGGCTGGTGAATCTCCGGCTCCTGTCCGAAGCGAGCCTGCGCAAGCTCCTGCCAGATCTCGAACTCAAGAATCTGGAGAGTCTGTATGCCGCCGTGGGGCGCGGGGACATCTCCCCCAAGCAGGTGGTCGACCTCCTGCGCCAGCGGTACATCAAGGAACTGAAGTCCAGGCAGAGTGTTGCGAAGTCTGAGGGGATTACGAGCCGTATTTCGCTGGCCGGCACCGCTGGTTCCTTCGGTGTCATCATCGATGGACTCGCCGACCTCACCATCCATCTGTCGCGTTGCTGTATGCCGGTCCATGGCGACCCCATCGTGGGGTATGTGACGAAAGATAAAGGGGTCGCGATCCACCGGGCGGAGTGCCACACGATTCAGAGCCGTCAGATTGAAGAAGGTCGTCTCCTGCCTGCCCAGTGGAGTGAAAAGCCGATGGCTGTGTTCCTCGGCTCGCTGGACCTCTGGGTCCTCGACAGGGTCGGACTCCTGAGCGATGTGACAGCCACAGTCGCCGATGCCCAGGTGAGTGTCGCGGGTCTGAAGATTACGCTGGCCAAAGATAAAACTGCGCGGATGCGACTCCGGGTCCAGGTCCGAAGTGTCGAGGAACTGCAGCGAGTCCAGCGGCGTCTCTTACGGATCCCGGATGTCCTGGAAGTCAAACGGGCGACCGGCATGTAG
- the coaX gene encoding Type III pantothenate kinase, with product MLLTVDIGNTNIVLGLFAGDDLVTTARVATDPQRTVDEYGHLIQSILETKLRQHVRVTGVSISSVVPSLGDTFREFSMSWLRQEPLVVGPGIKTGLAIRYDDPRKVGADRIVNAVAGYTFYGTPLILVDFGTAVTFCALSRDRTYLGGAIFPGLRIAFDALFSRTAQLPRMAYQRPPKVIGGSTAESLQSGAIFGYASLVDGMVQKYRQEMKEPEARVIGTGGLAALVAGASEEMRHVDEHLTLKGLKVLWEMNRN from the coding sequence GTGCTGCTGACGGTGGATATCGGGAACACCAACATCGTCCTGGGCCTTTTTGCAGGCGATGATCTGGTGACGACCGCCCGGGTGGCGACCGACCCCCAGCGTACGGTTGATGAATATGGGCACCTCATTCAGAGCATCCTCGAAACCAAACTCCGTCAGCATGTCCGGGTCACTGGTGTTTCCATTTCGTCCGTAGTCCCCTCCCTGGGCGACACTTTCCGGGAGTTCAGCATGAGCTGGCTGCGCCAGGAGCCGCTGGTAGTGGGCCCGGGGATCAAAACAGGTCTCGCGATTCGATATGACGATCCCCGCAAGGTGGGAGCTGACAGGATCGTGAACGCGGTGGCGGGCTACACCTTCTATGGGACGCCGCTCATCCTGGTCGACTTCGGGACAGCGGTCACCTTCTGCGCTCTTTCCCGGGATCGCACTTACCTGGGCGGAGCGATTTTCCCAGGGCTCCGCATCGCGTTCGATGCCCTCTTCTCCCGGACCGCCCAACTCCCCCGGATGGCCTATCAGCGGCCGCCGAAAGTCATTGGGGGCTCGACCGCTGAATCGTTGCAGTCCGGGGCGATTTTCGGCTATGCCTCCCTGGTGGATGGGATGGTGCAGAAGTACCGCCAGGAAATGAAAGAGCCTGAAGCCCGCGTGATTGGAACTGGCGGACTGGCCGCCCTGGTAGCCGGCGCCAGCGAAGAAATGCGCCATGTCGATGAACATCTGACCCTCAAGGGCCTCAAAGTCCTCTGGGAAATGAACCGGAATTAG